Proteins encoded within one genomic window of Kibdelosporangium phytohabitans:
- a CDS encoding HEXXH motif domain-containing protein, which produces MHPLRLSTDRLTTHQLSRRAFDELCSGGVGAEFVGAVETSQYSNRKLLLRGVADFCAEHPAAVGPLTDTDSVWDVLATAEDRDPAVVRGILTHPTVGVWLTRILRRLYAQVTDSIPVWSELGYLHSLVAVMAIRTGVHCRVKVPVVHGVVTLPTVGHIELPTVFPTGFVELINCASGTAVTLGHTGQITLDSPHFFPVRRYTTHSRGVRFSVEINDNDPYRELSEPIPPRRLDRADAAEWEKLLGEAFDLLTLWHPDYARELSAGLRMVTPLPAGTSIRGASSSVAIGCVAVSRKTSATLVAETLVHEFQHSKLNGLLGLFDLGHRDDMYAPWRDDPRPLSGLLHGVLAFLSVAEFWQVQRDLLPQQQAGQAHFTFALRRCQVGEAITSLVGEPALTRLGRRLLESIRARFALVERQPVASDVMDAVTKITDDHRATWRKRHVRPDPDDIARLTNAWLAGVPLPVMPASRVVPDARPSERPSRAALVELRLTAPETFAEVVAHSTLAAGDAAYLADDYAAATTMYLARLRNAPEDTASWVGLGLSLKARGITASDAVLRAPEVVAAVHNRILATVGTAPDPVELATWVGAGMMPDTDHTGH; this is translated from the coding sequence GTGCACCCCCTGCGATTGTCGACCGACCGGCTGACAACACACCAGTTATCCCGCCGGGCGTTCGACGAGTTGTGTTCCGGTGGCGTCGGCGCCGAATTCGTCGGGGCCGTGGAGACTTCGCAGTACAGCAACAGAAAGCTGCTGTTGCGCGGAGTGGCCGACTTCTGCGCGGAGCACCCGGCCGCGGTCGGCCCGCTCACCGACACGGATTCGGTCTGGGATGTCCTCGCGACCGCTGAGGACAGAGATCCCGCCGTGGTACGCGGAATTCTGACGCACCCGACCGTCGGGGTGTGGCTCACCAGGATCCTGCGAAGGCTGTACGCGCAGGTGACCGATTCCATCCCGGTCTGGTCGGAACTCGGCTATCTGCACTCCCTCGTCGCCGTGATGGCGATTCGGACCGGAGTGCACTGCCGCGTCAAGGTACCCGTGGTGCACGGGGTGGTCACGCTTCCCACTGTCGGTCACATCGAGCTTCCGACGGTTTTCCCCACCGGTTTCGTCGAGCTGATCAACTGCGCGAGCGGAACGGCTGTCACTCTGGGGCACACCGGGCAGATCACACTCGATTCGCCGCACTTCTTCCCGGTGCGGCGGTACACAACGCATTCACGCGGTGTGCGGTTCTCGGTGGAGATCAACGACAACGACCCGTACCGCGAACTCTCCGAGCCCATCCCACCTCGGCGACTGGATCGAGCCGATGCCGCGGAGTGGGAGAAACTGCTCGGCGAAGCGTTCGACCTGTTGACGCTGTGGCACCCGGACTACGCGCGGGAGCTTTCCGCGGGACTGCGAATGGTGACACCCCTGCCCGCGGGGACGTCCATCCGGGGCGCTTCGTCCTCAGTGGCGATCGGCTGCGTCGCCGTGTCCCGCAAAACGTCCGCGACGCTGGTCGCCGAGACACTGGTGCACGAGTTCCAGCATTCCAAGTTGAACGGCCTGCTTGGACTGTTCGATCTGGGACACAGGGACGACATGTACGCGCCGTGGCGCGACGACCCGCGCCCGTTGAGCGGACTGCTGCACGGCGTTCTGGCCTTCCTGAGCGTCGCCGAGTTCTGGCAGGTCCAACGCGACCTGCTCCCGCAACAGCAGGCGGGCCAGGCGCATTTCACTTTCGCACTGCGCCGCTGCCAGGTCGGGGAAGCGATCACCTCACTGGTCGGCGAACCCGCGCTGACCCGCCTGGGACGCAGGCTGCTCGAGTCGATCCGCGCTCGCTTCGCACTCGTCGAACGGCAACCCGTGGCGTCCGACGTCATGGACGCGGTCACGAAGATCACCGACGACCACCGCGCGACATGGCGCAAGCGTCACGTACGACCTGACCCCGACGACATCGCGCGGCTGACAAACGCCTGGCTCGCAGGCGTTCCCTTGCCGGTGATGCCCGCCAGCCGCGTCGTCCCCGACGCCCGGCCGTCCGAACGGCCCAGCCGCGCGGCTCTTGTGGAGTTGCGGCTGACCGCACCGGAGACGTTCGCCGAAGTGGTGGCGCACTCGACGTTGGCGGCAGGAGACGCCGCCTACCTGGCGGACGACTACGCCGCGGCCACGACGATGTACCTGGCGCGGTTGCGCAACGCTCCCGAGGACACAGCGAGCTGGGTCGGCCTTGGCCTGTCGCTCAAAGCACGCGGGATCACCGCGTCGGACGCTGTCCTGCGGGCGCCGGAAGTGGTCGCCGCCGTGCACAACAGGATCCTGGCCACGGTCGGCACGGCGCCGGACCCGGTCGAACTCGCCACCTGGGTCGGTGCCGGGATGATGCCGGACACCGACCACACAGGACACTAA
- a CDS encoding AAA family ATPase: MAPSPITALPQPPPWRRFTGDGFATRPNGDSGETARRIGTAAGRRHLSTPHEIAMVNAALYLRRPLLVTGRPGTGKSSLAYLIATELGLGPVLRWGITSRTTLIEGLYNYDAIGRVQAAGSRRGHEPDIGDFVHLGALGTALLPYEVPRVLLVDELDKGDIDLPNDLLSVFEDGEYEIPELVRIAKQQPEVTVFTHDKRGSAVIGDGWVQCRAFPVVIITSNGEREFPPAFLRRCLQLHLSPPGSEQLAAMVAAQFGGAAERVDVARLISEFLERSEAVGGLAADQLLNAVHLASELATSGAYQPDEEWNELMRAIWHPLSTAEPG, encoded by the coding sequence GTGGCTCCGTCTCCCATCACGGCGCTGCCGCAGCCACCGCCGTGGCGCAGGTTCACCGGCGACGGCTTCGCGACGAGGCCGAACGGTGACAGCGGCGAGACCGCGCGCAGGATCGGCACCGCGGCAGGCCGCAGGCATCTGTCCACGCCACACGAGATCGCGATGGTGAACGCCGCGCTCTACCTGCGCAGACCCCTGCTGGTGACGGGCAGACCGGGCACGGGCAAGTCCAGTCTGGCGTACCTGATCGCGACGGAACTCGGCCTGGGACCGGTCCTGCGGTGGGGGATCACGAGCCGGACGACGCTGATCGAAGGCCTGTACAACTACGACGCGATCGGTCGTGTCCAGGCCGCGGGATCGCGTCGCGGCCATGAGCCCGACATCGGTGACTTCGTGCACCTCGGCGCGTTGGGAACGGCGTTGCTGCCGTACGAGGTCCCGCGCGTGCTCCTGGTGGACGAACTGGACAAAGGCGACATCGATCTTCCGAACGACCTGCTGAGCGTGTTCGAGGACGGCGAGTACGAGATCCCCGAACTGGTCCGGATCGCCAAGCAGCAGCCGGAAGTCACCGTGTTCACGCACGACAAGCGGGGCAGCGCGGTGATCGGCGACGGCTGGGTGCAGTGCCGTGCCTTCCCGGTCGTCATCATCACGAGCAACGGTGAACGGGAGTTCCCGCCTGCCTTCCTGCGCCGATGTCTGCAGTTACACCTCAGTCCACCCGGTTCCGAACAGCTCGCCGCGATGGTGGCCGCCCAGTTCGGCGGCGCCGCGGAACGAGTCGACGTGGCCCGGCTGATCAGCGAGTTCCTCGAACGCAGCGAAGCCGTCGGCGGGCTGGCCGCCGACCAGCTGCTCAACGCCGTGCACCTGGCGAGCGAACTGGCCACATCCGGGGCGTACCAGCCGGACGAGGAGTGGAACGAGCTGATGCGGGCGATCTGGCACCCCCTGTCGACGGCGGAGCCCGGATGA
- a CDS encoding AAA family ATPase, whose amino-acid sequence MTDQDWRVYTGTGAPRGAPIDNLPKPPPWRRFPGSGHVEARPVSDGGETSRRIGDAANRWHLSTDHEVAMVNAAIYLRRPLLVTGRPGTGKSSLAYLIASELGLGPVLRWPIGSRTLLKDGLYSYDAIGRVQAASARPHDEPDIGEFIHLGPLGTALLPYELPRVLLVDELDKGDIDLPNDLLNAFEEGEFRLDELVRISKQQPEVTVMTDDWGSTATIRGGRVQCRSFPIVIITSNGEREFPPALLRRCLQLHLEPPSEKQLGAMVAAQFGPTEGVDVARLIGEFMQRSEEHGGLAADQLLNAVHLAVELVTAGVHQPSDPEWKSLLSAIWHPLQSRSV is encoded by the coding sequence ATGACCGACCAGGACTGGCGGGTCTACACCGGGACCGGCGCGCCGCGCGGCGCGCCGATCGACAACCTGCCGAAACCACCGCCGTGGCGGCGGTTCCCCGGGTCGGGGCACGTCGAGGCCAGGCCGGTGAGCGACGGCGGCGAGACCTCGCGGCGGATCGGTGACGCGGCCAACCGCTGGCACCTGTCGACCGATCACGAGGTCGCGATGGTGAACGCGGCGATCTACCTGCGCAGGCCGTTGCTGGTGACCGGCAGGCCGGGCACGGGCAAGTCGAGCCTGGCGTACCTGATCGCGTCGGAACTCGGCCTGGGACCGGTGCTGCGGTGGCCGATCGGGTCGCGCACGCTGCTGAAAGACGGGTTGTACTCGTACGACGCCATCGGGCGTGTGCAGGCCGCGAGCGCCCGTCCGCACGACGAACCGGACATCGGCGAGTTCATCCACCTCGGGCCATTGGGAACGGCGTTGCTGCCGTACGAGCTGCCGCGGGTGTTGCTGGTGGACGAGCTGGACAAGGGCGACATCGACCTGCCCAACGACCTGCTCAACGCCTTCGAGGAAGGCGAGTTCCGGCTGGACGAGCTGGTGCGGATCAGCAAGCAGCAGCCCGAGGTCACGGTCATGACCGACGACTGGGGCAGCACGGCGACCATCCGTGGCGGGCGGGTGCAGTGCCGGTCGTTCCCGATCGTGATCATCACGAGCAACGGGGAGCGGGAGTTCCCGCCCGCGTTGCTGCGGCGGTGCCTGCAGCTGCACTTGGAGCCGCCCAGCGAGAAGCAGCTCGGTGCGATGGTCGCGGCGCAGTTCGGGCCGACCGAGGGCGTCGACGTGGCCCGGTTGATCGGCGAGTTCATGCAGCGCAGCGAGGAGCACGGCGGCCTGGCGGCCGACCAGCTGCTCAACGCGGTGCACCTGGCCGTCGAGCTGGTCACCGCCGGCGTGCACCAGCCGTCCGACCCGGAGTGGAAGTCGCTGCTGTCGGCGATCTGGCACCCCTTGCAGAGCAGGAGTGTCTGA
- the fxsT gene encoding FxSxx-COOH system tetratricopeptide repeat protein — protein MSALPSDEPPDRETGLMWQVAAGPRPTDLTWSELRDIWWLARCIHRETPQPPPRDAPPGDDVPAIPESEQPARSEPPPDPAQQPDITPPKRKQPEATEQWAPQRREVLDRTLADTSRASAPLRRPVVPALRDPRASEQALRPLTRRGLSPWRTVLDEEATANRAAEQRIWLPEWKPAPWRKFELLLVVDSSPTLAIWETMVDEFTGVLGHTGAFRQIRTYRTDFSRSDDLTLMVAGTGAERTWRDVVDPTGRRVVLVITDAVGAAWRTGAAERLVAELATRMPTAIVNVLSERLWSWGGLSPHRALLSSPAPGAANSLLRVDPAPHDGVAVPVLSLTAEWLSGWATLVAGGSTETTVINASTRSPVEDTYRIGTTEPYLSPRERVLRFKTYASTRGFQLALLLAAAPLNLPIIQLVEQVMLDGSDMSATAEVLLGGIVKQSLDLKSVTDPSAIAYEFHEGVREELLAMGTRADTVRVARIVSDAFGPAVPVLKNFRKAVDFPATATIPAVTDENIAYLKIESAILAAISGKQYAKRSRSLTFELNRYTNGGSDERVEPPLDPRGDENAGSSLRGARISSGRIESMTASVEGEMSVSETPKTEPRKGPGIRPQIWGNVPLRNPDFVGRVELLDKLQERLLEPDNRATAVLPEALHGMGGVGKSQTVVEYIYRHSSEYDIIWWIPSEQLSQINASFVELAKKLGLPAGSAETARPEVLEALRRGSPYQRWLLVFDNAEHPDVVSPFVPASSGHVIVTSRNPDWAGVARTVEVDLFTRKESVDLLRMRGGEITDEDADRLAEALGDLPLAVEQAAAWRGQTGMPVDEYLTLLDRHLTDLLGDERAAEYGALGYQRSVAAAWNVPLHRLRTSHPAALQLLQVCAFFGPEPIARSLFTGGRSVPVPPELANALRDPIKLNRAIREISRYSLAKIDHRNNTIQLHRLVQTVLKNQLSDKEQGDMRHAVHVLLVNGDPDDPVSTDAWRRYADLLPHATMSKAVECQSDAWVRRLIINLVRYLISIGDYRVAFSYAREAMDQWKLAFGENHEDTLQMAAQRSVALRTMGEYDEAFRLIEETYKRVRETYGEDSELYLTVADALRSGLRAQGRFVQELEMQENIVEKSKHVLGDDDPATLRYANNLAGSLRLNGQFFRAKEVDYDTGERKKIVLGEEHSSTFLTLNAYAMDMRECGEYIEACRVQEEQLARSRVVIGEDHPSTIGAMRNLAVARRKAGLHKEAREMSEECVRLYRLRHGDTHLDTITAEMGLSADLRVLGDLPQSKNLAEHSYQLFVETHGDRHPYTLVAAINLAVTLRLLKRANEAKEMNQRTLDVLHQVFGDDHPFALVCATNLASDLAAMSDTAAAHALDVDTHQRSVRVLGEKHPSTLAVALNLSIDLETLGNKAEAAELHSNTVTHFRNTLGPDHPATLGAEQSIRANCDTDTMQL, from the coding sequence GTGAGCGCTCTGCCGTCCGACGAGCCACCAGACCGGGAGACCGGTCTGATGTGGCAGGTGGCGGCGGGACCGCGGCCGACCGATCTGACGTGGTCGGAACTCAGGGACATCTGGTGGCTGGCGCGGTGCATCCACCGGGAAACACCGCAGCCACCGCCCCGCGATGCCCCGCCGGGCGACGACGTCCCCGCAATTCCCGAAAGCGAACAACCCGCGCGGTCCGAACCGCCCCCGGACCCTGCGCAGCAGCCGGACATCACGCCGCCGAAACGCAAACAACCGGAAGCCACCGAGCAATGGGCGCCGCAACGGCGAGAAGTGCTCGACCGGACATTGGCGGACACGTCCCGCGCTTCCGCGCCGCTGCGCCGCCCGGTCGTCCCGGCTCTGCGCGACCCACGTGCCAGCGAACAAGCCCTTCGCCCGCTGACAAGGCGCGGCCTTTCCCCGTGGCGGACAGTGCTGGACGAGGAGGCGACCGCCAACCGCGCGGCTGAGCAGCGGATCTGGCTGCCCGAGTGGAAACCCGCGCCGTGGCGGAAGTTCGAACTCCTGCTGGTCGTCGATTCGAGCCCGACTCTCGCGATCTGGGAGACCATGGTCGACGAGTTCACCGGCGTGCTCGGCCACACCGGGGCGTTCCGCCAGATCCGCACGTACCGAACGGATTTCTCCCGCTCGGACGACCTCACCTTGATGGTGGCGGGCACCGGCGCCGAGCGGACGTGGCGGGATGTGGTCGACCCGACCGGACGGCGCGTGGTTCTGGTGATCACGGACGCCGTTGGTGCGGCATGGCGGACGGGTGCGGCCGAACGCCTGGTGGCGGAGCTGGCGACGCGGATGCCCACCGCGATCGTCAACGTGCTGAGTGAACGCCTGTGGAGCTGGGGCGGACTTTCCCCGCACCGCGCGCTCCTGTCGTCACCGGCACCGGGCGCGGCCAACAGCCTGTTGCGCGTCGATCCCGCGCCGCACGACGGTGTCGCGGTCCCCGTACTGTCGCTGACCGCGGAGTGGTTGTCCGGCTGGGCGACGCTCGTCGCGGGCGGGTCGACCGAGACGACCGTGATCAACGCCAGCACCCGCTCGCCGGTGGAGGACACCTACCGGATCGGGACGACCGAGCCGTATCTCTCACCCCGCGAGCGAGTGCTGCGCTTCAAGACCTACGCGTCGACGCGGGGTTTCCAGCTGGCCCTGCTGCTGGCCGCGGCGCCGTTGAACCTGCCGATCATCCAGCTCGTCGAACAGGTGATGCTCGACGGCTCCGACATGTCGGCGACGGCCGAAGTGCTGCTCGGCGGAATCGTGAAACAATCCCTCGATCTGAAATCGGTGACCGATCCGTCCGCGATCGCCTACGAATTCCACGAGGGAGTCCGCGAGGAGCTCCTCGCGATGGGAACCCGCGCCGACACAGTGCGCGTCGCCCGGATAGTGAGCGACGCGTTCGGCCCGGCTGTTCCCGTTCTGAAGAACTTCCGGAAGGCAGTCGACTTTCCGGCTACCGCAACGATTCCCGCGGTGACCGATGAGAATATCGCCTACCTGAAAATCGAGTCGGCGATTTTGGCTGCCATCTCCGGAAAGCAGTATGCGAAGCGATCGCGATCGCTCACTTTTGAGTTAAACAGATACACCAATGGGGGATCTGATGAGCGTGTTGAGCCGCCACTCGACCCGCGCGGTGATGAGAATGCCGGGTCAAGCCTTCGTGGCGCACGTATCAGTAGCGGGAGAATCGAGTCGATGACAGCCTCTGTGGAGGGCGAGATGAGCGTTTCCGAAACTCCCAAGACTGAACCACGAAAAGGGCCTGGCATTCGACCGCAAATTTGGGGAAACGTACCACTGCGCAACCCGGATTTCGTGGGCAGGGTCGAACTGCTCGACAAATTGCAGGAACGGTTGCTGGAGCCGGACAACCGGGCCACAGCGGTCCTGCCGGAAGCGCTGCACGGCATGGGCGGCGTCGGCAAGTCGCAGACCGTCGTCGAGTACATCTACCGGCACAGCTCCGAGTACGACATCATCTGGTGGATCCCGTCGGAGCAGCTGTCGCAGATCAACGCCAGCTTCGTGGAACTCGCCAAGAAACTGGGCCTGCCCGCCGGTTCGGCCGAGACAGCGCGGCCCGAGGTCCTCGAAGCGCTCCGCCGGGGCAGTCCGTACCAGCGCTGGCTGCTGGTCTTCGACAACGCCGAGCACCCGGACGTGGTCAGCCCGTTCGTCCCGGCCAGCTCCGGCCACGTGATCGTCACCTCGCGAAACCCGGACTGGGCTGGGGTCGCCCGCACCGTCGAGGTCGACCTGTTCACCCGCAAGGAAAGCGTCGACCTGCTGCGGATGCGCGGTGGCGAGATCACCGACGAGGACGCGGACCGCCTGGCCGAGGCGCTGGGCGACCTGCCACTGGCCGTCGAGCAGGCGGCGGCGTGGCGCGGCCAGACCGGCATGCCCGTCGACGAGTACCTGACGCTCCTCGACCGCCACCTCACCGACCTACTCGGCGACGAGCGCGCCGCCGAGTACGGTGCCCTCGGCTACCAGCGCTCGGTCGCCGCGGCGTGGAACGTGCCGCTGCACCGGCTGCGCACCTCGCATCCCGCGGCGCTGCAACTGCTCCAGGTTTGCGCGTTCTTCGGTCCGGAGCCGATCGCGCGGAGCCTGTTCACCGGCGGGCGCTCGGTCCCGGTCCCGCCGGAACTGGCCAACGCGCTGCGCGACCCGATCAAGCTCAACCGCGCGATCCGCGAGATCAGCCGCTACAGCCTCGCCAAGATCGACCACCGCAACAACACCATCCAGTTGCACCGGTTGGTCCAGACAGTGCTGAAGAACCAGCTGTCGGACAAGGAACAAGGCGACATGCGGCACGCCGTGCACGTACTGCTCGTCAACGGCGACCCGGACGACCCGGTGTCGACCGACGCCTGGCGCCGCTACGCGGATCTGCTGCCGCACGCGACGATGTCGAAGGCCGTCGAGTGCCAGTCGGACGCGTGGGTCCGCAGGCTGATCATCAACCTGGTCCGCTACCTGATCAGCATCGGTGACTACCGCGTCGCTTTCTCGTACGCGCGTGAGGCGATGGACCAGTGGAAACTGGCCTTCGGTGAGAACCACGAAGACACGCTGCAGATGGCCGCCCAGCGCAGTGTCGCGCTCCGCACCATGGGTGAGTACGACGAAGCGTTCAGGCTGATCGAGGAGACGTACAAACGCGTCCGGGAGACCTACGGCGAGGACAGCGAGCTGTACCTGACGGTCGCCGACGCGCTCCGGAGTGGTCTGCGGGCCCAGGGACGGTTCGTCCAGGAGCTCGAGATGCAGGAGAACATCGTCGAGAAGTCGAAGCACGTGCTCGGCGACGACGACCCCGCCACGCTCCGGTACGCCAACAACCTGGCCGGCAGCCTCCGGCTCAACGGCCAGTTCTTCCGTGCCAAAGAAGTCGACTACGACACCGGGGAACGCAAGAAGATCGTGCTCGGCGAAGAGCACTCGTCGACATTCCTGACGCTCAACGCGTACGCGATGGACATGCGCGAATGTGGTGAGTACATCGAGGCGTGCCGGGTGCAGGAGGAGCAGCTGGCGCGTTCGCGGGTCGTCATCGGCGAAGACCACCCGTCGACCATCGGCGCGATGCGCAACCTCGCTGTCGCCCGCCGGAAAGCCGGTCTGCACAAGGAAGCGCGCGAGATGTCCGAGGAATGCGTGCGCCTCTACCGCCTGCGGCACGGAGACACCCACCTCGACACCATCACCGCCGAGATGGGACTGTCGGCCGACCTGCGCGTGCTCGGCGACCTGCCGCAGTCGAAGAACCTGGCGGAGCACAGCTACCAGCTCTTCGTGGAGACCCACGGCGACCGGCATCCGTACACGCTGGTGGCCGCGATCAACCTGGCGGTCACCCTCCGCCTGTTGAAGCGGGCGAACGAAGCCAAGGAGATGAACCAGCGAACCCTGGACGTCCTGCACCAGGTGTTCGGTGACGACCACCCGTTCGCTTTGGTGTGCGCGACGAACCTGGCGAGCGACCTCGCCGCGATGAGCGACACGGCCGCCGCGCACGCGTTGGACGTGGACACCCACCAGCGTTCGGTCCGTGTGCTCGGCGAGAAGCACCCGTCGACCCTCGCTGTCGCCCTGAACCTTTCCATCGACCTGGAAACACTGGGCAACAAGGCTGAAGCAGCGGAACTGCACAGCAACACCGTGACGCACTTCCGCAACACGCTCGGTCCGGACCACCCAGCGACCCTGGGTGCCGAGCAGTCGATCAGGGCGAACTGCGACACCGACACGATGCAGCTTTAG
- a CDS encoding effector-associated domain 2-containing protein, producing MPATAIPGWLPHYCPHNRDSGDSSGGDVAEGGDVIPARGPLWPLVRALLRVGCLADLNGRNLVVRIVSDELDHPLLPEEHPQCAAHLFSIVETCHHRPDGLPALLFVLEQIEPGTKAMAEVRRIITEMSALDTWSPGERRRLFAVLAGVVVPDIARIYQTVAGANAPQLRAQTTYSEVFLALETLNAGPDGVPKPLIFVEHLAVRVRSDLAAELRRWGDEQAARMGVAVELRAVRKTIVSTSSGASAESGANAYLVFQLQYEGPSTELYRLCHWRQRDLSIGWYPKRGSDFVGKLDEIKHRVASLVEAAESDWAPYEVDIRVEFFLPRELLNLDVDQWQWEAESDFPEPMGCHFPVCVRSLERMVARKWHRQWYIRWKRLMNQVRDKNVLTPEAGFWSKPGDQPNLRQLTSYFEREPVVVAHVLAAPPAATPASFDEVAVGLRAGIPVMVWHREDCGIEEFVATAKDLLHAEAPGRLLDRVRLVRADAFANDARQPHVGSHLAVLWDDPERVVVPDRPGPPEEVD from the coding sequence TTGCCTGCTACCGCTATCCCGGGATGGCTGCCACACTATTGTCCGCATAACCGTGACAGCGGCGACTCCTCAGGGGGCGATGTGGCGGAGGGCGGTGACGTCATACCGGCACGCGGCCCTCTTTGGCCGTTGGTGCGCGCCCTCCTGCGGGTCGGGTGTCTCGCCGATTTGAACGGCCGCAACCTCGTCGTCAGAATCGTGTCCGACGAGCTCGATCATCCGTTGCTTCCGGAAGAACACCCGCAGTGCGCCGCACATTTGTTCAGCATCGTCGAAACTTGCCACCACCGGCCGGACGGGTTGCCGGCGCTGTTGTTCGTCCTCGAGCAGATCGAGCCGGGCACGAAGGCGATGGCCGAGGTGCGCCGGATCATCACCGAGATGTCCGCGCTGGACACGTGGTCACCGGGTGAACGGCGCCGGCTTTTCGCGGTGCTGGCCGGAGTCGTGGTGCCCGACATCGCCCGCATCTACCAGACCGTCGCCGGCGCGAACGCACCGCAACTGCGGGCGCAGACGACGTATTCCGAGGTTTTCCTCGCGCTGGAAACACTCAACGCCGGTCCCGACGGTGTGCCGAAGCCGTTGATTTTCGTCGAGCACCTCGCTGTTCGAGTTCGCTCGGACCTGGCCGCGGAGCTGCGGCGATGGGGGGACGAGCAGGCGGCGAGAATGGGAGTCGCCGTCGAGTTGCGCGCTGTCCGGAAAACGATCGTGAGTACGTCTTCCGGTGCGTCCGCCGAGTCCGGTGCGAACGCCTACCTCGTCTTCCAGCTGCAGTACGAGGGTCCGTCGACCGAACTGTACCGGCTTTGCCATTGGCGGCAACGCGATCTGTCCATCGGGTGGTATCCGAAACGGGGGTCGGACTTCGTCGGCAAACTCGACGAGATCAAACACCGGGTCGCGTCGCTCGTCGAGGCGGCCGAAAGCGACTGGGCGCCGTACGAGGTGGATATCAGGGTCGAGTTCTTCCTGCCGAGGGAGTTGCTCAACCTGGATGTCGACCAGTGGCAGTGGGAGGCCGAGTCCGATTTTCCCGAACCCATGGGCTGTCATTTCCCGGTATGCGTCCGCAGCCTGGAACGGATGGTCGCCCGCAAATGGCACCGGCAGTGGTACATCCGGTGGAAGCGGCTGATGAACCAGGTGCGGGACAAAAACGTGCTCACGCCGGAAGCCGGGTTTTGGAGCAAACCCGGCGACCAGCCGAACCTGCGTCAATTGACCTCGTATTTCGAGCGCGAGCCCGTGGTCGTCGCGCACGTGCTCGCCGCTCCGCCGGCGGCGACACCGGCGTCGTTCGACGAGGTCGCCGTCGGTCTGCGGGCAGGCATCCCGGTGATGGTGTGGCACCGGGAGGACTGCGGCATCGAGGAGTTCGTCGCGACCGCGAAGGACCTGCTGCACGCCGAGGCGCCCGGCAGGCTGCTCGACCGGGTCCGGCTGGTCCGGGCCGATGCCTTCGCCAACGACGCGCGGCAGCCGCACGTAGGCAGCCATCTGGCTGTGCTGTGGGACGACCCCGAGCGGGTCGTGGTCCCGGACCGTCCGGGACCACCCGAGGAGGTGGATTGA